One Scomber scombrus chromosome 23, fScoSco1.1, whole genome shotgun sequence genomic window, TTCAAAATATGTATTAGAATTTAATTTGAGTCACAGTGATGACCTACCGAAAGCAGTTCAAGGAAGGACAACCAATGAACCTGTAATAGGGTCATGGGCACCCAAGGCTCATTAATGCACCTGGGAAGTGAAGGCTAGCCCATCTGGTCCAAGCCGACAATGGGCATGTGAGCATCACAGTGGACCATCGAGAGATGGAAGAAGGTGGCCTGGTCGGATatatcttgttttcttttagaACAGGTGGAGGGCGTAAGGGCACCATGATGCATTATAGGAAGCAGTGTGATGCTCTGAGCAATATTCTGCTGGGAAACCTGGTTATTTCAGATCCTGTCACCCCCCATCTTGCCTTCGGTAAGCTCAGTGTTCCTACCATTCCCATTACCTGACAGTCCCCACCCTTCACACCTCACCCAAGTAGTATACACTGATCAGCCAAAACAATATAACCACTGACAGGTGAAGTGAATAACGTTGATTATCTCATCAAAATTGCATCTGTTAAAGGGTGTGATGTATTAGGGGGCATGTGAGCAATCAGTTTCTTGAAGTTCATGTGTTGGAAACAGGTAAAAATGGACAAGCATTAGGATCTAAATGACTTTGACTAGAGCCAAGTTGTGACGGCTAGATGTCTGGGAGAGAGCAAAATTGCAGAGTTGGAATAGATGACTCATGCAAGAAACCCCTTCCCTTGCTTTTGCCACATAAGCTTAACTGACTGTATCTTCAAGTTTTTGCAGcacattatattataatgatatttcagatttttttttgttccctttttgTGAGAGATGTCAAGATATGCACTTATATATAAGAGCTGGTCTTGGTCTAGTGCAACACCTTCACACGAGTAGACTGAAGCTACAGGCTGAAGCTACTGGCTGAGAAGAGCAGATAATTCGGCAGCAGGTGTGCTATGAACTCTTACTTTTTCAACTGGCAGTCACTACCAGTCATCTGCTCcgtacaatattaataacatgtttgtttcttGTTACTGAAGGTTATCATCATCGTCAACATCATCGTCACCATGAAGATGCTGACTGTGTGCGTACTTCTTTGTGCCATGATGGCTCTGGCTACAGCTCAATGTGAGTGTTCTTTAGAGAAAATGTTACAtacaatgaaagaaagagaaaaataattgtatttattgtctATCAACAGCAACAATCCAGTCAATAACTATTATGTCAAACTTTCTAGCGGGTCCAGAAGAACAGACAGACCTGGTTAAGAGGACTTGTCGTTGTCCCTGTGGTTGGACAAGGATCCGTGGCCGCTGTTTCCGCTACGTTCCATACTGTAGGCGTTGGGCTGATGCTGAGGTAATAACTTTTATTCCATATGCTTACTATTGTACATGATGCTTTTAAGACATAACACACTAACCATAAGAATCTCAAGCTGTTGATGGCCAGTAAACAGCTTCAAACACAATAGCTGGgctgctgtttaaaatgtaatgccttatttttattttcacacttgAAATATAATGTATGTTAAGAGTAGGTGTGGAGTCTTTGCTCAAAGGTACCTTTGACTGTGCTAACGGCCGAGTGatgaaagaaaagcaacaagTAATGTAGAAATGTTAGTTGCTATCAATAAACAAAGTCACATTATAATTATTTCAATTTGTGAGAAATTAAAGTGAACTTACCGAGGGGATTCCAGTGAATTGAAGGTTGCTATGGCTAATGGGGTTGCTATTCAACTAGAACATTTTGTCAAATATCTGTCAATATTGTGTTCCTGTATTTGTTTAACAGAAAGTCCTTTCTCAGTCTCTCATCCTTTTTTATCTGCACTGTAGAAATACTGCCACTATCTGGGTGGAAATCTTGCATCGATACATAACTATTGTGAGTACCGTGCAATTCAGAGGTTGATCGCGTGCACCAGTCGCAGCTGGTATACAGTGGCATGGATCGGAGGCCATGATGCAGCCCAggtattttatttgtcattgcaAAAGGGCCAGCagttatttaattaaaagttcttcctttttaaaaaattaacttAATGTTAAATTGTGTCCTCTAGGAGGGAACTTGGCTGTGGACTGATGGTACCACATTCAGGTATCGGTACTGGTGTCGTGGAGAGCCCAACAATGGCGCGTGTCGTGGTCAGCACTGCATACAAATGAATTATTCAGGTAAATGAACACAGTGTATGAGTGATATTAATGAtaagattaaatgaaaaatctCAATTTTGCTCCAAGATCAatgaatattcagttttttaagATTTGGTTTCTATAGCGTttactgacacatttttctttttgggtaTTTACAGGTAACAGGTGCTGGGATGACGACAACTGCCAGAAGAAAAAGCCATTCGTCTGTGTCAGGAGACGCTGATGATTCCTGACATAACGCTGCACAACAGCACAAACACTGGCAAAAGCAACTATCTTTGTGCTGATCAGTCTAATATGACGTAGAGGCTCTATATCTCATATCATTtcataaaattattttatttctatcgCTGTAACGCTACTGAAGGAACGAAGTGACAAGTGATGTAAACAGCAGTTGGATTTTCTCTCAGGCCTTGTGCCTTTAATAAGAGCAGattgaatgtgttttgtaaAGAATGCTTTTAGCACCTTTTTCTTTCAATTGAAcaagagctgcaactaatgtttattttcattatccattGATCTGTcaattgttttataaattaatcaattagtcatttgCTCGATTGAATGCcagaaaatggtggaaaatgttTCTAGCGGGCAAAGATACATCCTCAAATGATTTGTTTGGTCCTGACTAACAATAAACAACCCAAAGATACCTAACCTTTGTTTTTTACTATCatagaggacaaaaaaaacaaaatattcacatttaagaagctggaaccaaagAAATTgagcatttttctttaaaaaaaaaaaaaaatcagcattattGAAATTGTTGGCTTGACTGATTAATGGACtaaatgttgcagctctagattgaactgttttttcttgtctcatgcaaaaataaaaagctcaaGCATTGAAACAAACTGGTCTGTGACATTATTAATTCTGAATACAGCCCAACCGATTCAGGATTTTGTAACCGATACAGATTTTAGAGTGGAAAAATACACCAATATGgaataaaaatagacattttcTACATGGATTGTTGACCATATTTACATTGATATGACCAGTGTTGGATGTAACACGTTACATTGTAATGAgttactgtaatcacattacattcatCTGTAAAGCAGTAATGTAACGCTTTACAGTGTCTACATTTagtaatcacattacaataactaaacaaacaaatgtgttgttACTTGTGTTACCTAAATTCttcaattattatgtataaaGTGGGCAGATAAGAGAATAATCAGATgtttcatgcacattttcacaacaactgcctgacctttgacctctcatGCTAACACAAAACTAGTAGCAAAACATTTATGGACCCACAGTGATGCTCAAGCTGAGTGAATGTCGACCCCAAACAAGCAGCCAAAGCTTGAGCGTTGCTACGTTGTGACCATAGTTTATGAGACACAATGCTGGAAAATAAACATCCTCATCTTTTACTCTCTGTGATAAGAGCTAATCATACTCGTTACACACATTAGCTAACTAGCTAACCACGTAGCTACTTGAATACTTTGCCAGCTAAGTGGAAGCTAATGTGTGTAGCAGAAAACTGTGTAATACAGCACCGCTCTTCATCTCTTTACTCAGAAGCAGCGTACCAGGACGTACTGTTTGTGACCACTAGTTATACATGAACTGTGAAATATTGATAAAGATGATATTTCgtgataaacaaaaacaaaagggtTTCTGGTTGGATTTCAATCAATTGAAATAATGTCTGATACTGCTCAgcactgatgtttattttaatgttttatttttatttattctttattttgttagtGTTATTTATAGAAACACTTAACAATGTTAAATATACTTCATTAGTTAATTGTTTAATAAAGCAGCCTTCTGAGTACCTTTGCATAATCATATCCAGTGTTGGGGTCgttactcaaaaaatgtaatgtattacacATTACTCATTACTTTTTAGAAAAGTAATGCGTTAAGTTACTTAATTACTCCCTATGAAAAGTGATTACACTATTAGTTATATTACTTTTGCGTTACTTCTTACCAACGCCAGTGATGTCATGtaataacaacaaataaaataatatgagtcttgaccatcataacaccatgttgtacaaataactgcctcaaaataatatatagacaACCTGTTTCTCCTCAGAGTCAGCACAAGACTGGCCAGGTTAAAGAGCCTCTACACGGGTGCACTAGATGGTTTCCATCCTGGCATAACACCGGTCCGGATAGCTCACCAAAGTTTCCCTGTTTGATGACAGCTGTCCGTTCACCATTATCAGTacttttgctgtgtttgtttctgagaTCAACGAGCAACACacaagctttggctgcttgTTTGGGGTCGACATTCACTCAGCTTGAGCATCACTGTGAGTCCATAAATGTTTTGCTACTAGTTTTGTGTTAGCatgagaggtcaaaggtcaggcaGTTGTTGTGAAAGTGTGCATGAAACATCTGATTATTCTCTTATCTGCCCACtttatacataataattgaaGAATTTAGGTAACACAAGTaacaacacatttgtttgtttagttattgtaatgtgattactAAATGTAGACACTGTAAAGCGTTATATTACTGCTTTACAGatgaatgtaatgtgattacagtaacTCATTACAATGTAACGTGTTACATCCAACACTAGTCATATCAATGTAAATATGGTCAACAATCCATGTAgaaaatgtctatttttattcCATATTGATGAATTTTTCCACTCTAAAATCTGTATCGGTTACAAAATCCTGAATCGGTTGGGCTGTATTCAGAATTAATAATGTCACAGACCAGTTTGTTTCAATGCttgagctttttatttttgcatgagacaagaaaaaacagttcAATCTAGAGCTGCAACGTTTAGCCCATTAATCAGTCAAGCCAACAATTTCATtaattctgattttttttttttttaaagaaaaatgctcAATTTctttggttccagcttcttaaatgtgaatattttggtttttttgtccTCTATGATAGTAAAAAACAAAGGTTAGGTATCTTTGGGTTGTTTATTGTTAGTCAGGACCAAACAAGTCATTTGAAGATGTATCTTTGCCCGCTAGAaacattttccaccattttctgGCATTCAATCGAGCAAATGacttattgattaatttataaaacaattgACAGATCaatggataatgaaaataaacattagttgcagctcttgTTCAATTGAAAGAAAAAGGTGCTAAAAGCATTCTttacaaaacacattcaatCCGCTCTCATTAAAGGCACAAGGCCTGAGAGACAATCCAGCTGCTGTTCACATCACTTGTCTCTTCGTTCCTTCAGTAGCGTTACAGcgatagaaataaaataattttatgaAATGATATGAGATATAGAGCCTCTACGTCATATTAGACTGATCAGCACAAAGATAGTTGCTTTTGCCAGTGTTTGTGCTGTTGTGCGGTGGTATGTCAGGAATCATCAGCGTCTCCTGACACAGACGAAcgggttttttttctggcagTAGTCGTCATCCCAGCACCTGCAACCCTATTTCTACAGTGCAGATAAAAAGGATGAGAGACTGAGAAAGGACTTTCTGTTAAACAAATACAGGAACACAATATTGACAGATATTTGACAAAATATTATCATTCGTCTGCTGTTTGTCCCATTTTCTAGTTGAATAGCAACCCCAATAGCCATAGCAACCTTCAGTTCACTGGAATCCCCTGGGTAAATTCACTTTAATCTCACTAATTGAAACAATTATAATGTTACTTTGTTTATTGATAGCAACTAAAATTTCTACAttacttgtttctttttttcatcactcGGCCGTTAGCACAGTCAAAGGTACCTTTGGGCAAAGACTCCACACCTACTCTTAACATACATTGTATTTcaagtgtgaaaataaaaaataaggcattacattttaaacagcagcCCAGCTATTGTGTTTGAAGCTGTTTACTGGCCATCAACAGCTAGAGTAGTTTAATTTAAGACAGTTGCTCCACACTCGATCTCCAAGCAAAACCAAGGTCATTCATGAATGTAGGCTTTGTTGACGTTAGCAAGCTAgctaaaagaaaatacacaacatGTAAGACAACTTTGAAGTTGTCGCATTTCACTTGTTTTGGTAAAGGCTTATCACTTGCTCCAATCTTCTGCCCCTGTGACATGGTAATGTACCCTGGACCAATCTCTCCACTGAATGGATAGAAAACCAAACGAACATAAGTTCTCCATCAATCTCCCAGTGAACAATATGATCCCACACATCCTACTTCAGTAACTTGCTTAAGTGAAGTggaatttggtttgttttggtaTGCTAGCTGTGTAATGAAAAGACATTTCAGTATCAAGCAATTGCATCAAGAAGAACCAGAAACttgtgaaaatagcagagaGGGACATTTTATAGTTGCTTCCTGTGGTTCCTTTTTGTGTTTGATAGGCGGGATGTTAGTTGTGTAGTTTTTGTCAATTTTCTGGAGTTCAAACAATTAACGGTCTATTTCTGCATCGACCTGTGTTCTGTCTGTACTAGAGTTCAATCTCTTAGTCCTATCAGAGTGCTGAATACTTTTTAAGCATCTTAAAACTTGCTTGAGATTCTTATGGTTAGTGTGTTGTGTCTTAGAAGCATCATGTACAATAGTAAGCATATGGAATCAAAGTTAACCTTATTACCTCAACAAAACCCCAACGGATACAGTATGCAGTGTTGCGGACACAGCGGCCACCGATCCGAGTCCAACCACAGGGACAACGACAAGTCCTCTTAACCAGGTCTGTCTGTTCTTCTGGACCCGCTAGAAAGTTTGACATAATAGTTATTGACTGGATTGTTGCTGTTGATagacaataaatacaattatttttctctttctttcattgtaTGTAACATTTTCTCTAAAGAACACTCACATTGAGCTGTAACCAGAGCCATCATGGCACAAAGAAGTACGCACACAGTCAGCATCTTCATGGTGACGATGATGTTGACGATGATGATAACCTTCAGTAACaagaaacaaacatgttattaatattgtacgGAGCAGATGACTGGTAGTGACTGTCAGTTGATAAGGTAAGAGTTCATAGCACACCTGCTGCCGAATTACCTGCTCTTCTCAGCCTGTAGCTTCAGAATGTAGCTTCAGTCTACCTGTGAGAAAGTGTTGCACTAGCCCAAGACTAGCTCTTATATATAAGTGCATATGTTGACATCTCTCACaaaaagggaacaaaaacatattgaaatATCATTATCATATAAAGTGCTGCAAGAAAGTTGAAGATACAGTCTGTTAAGCTTATGTGGCAAAAGCAAGGGAAGGGGTTTCTTGCATGAGTCATCTATTCCAACTCTGCAATTTTGCTCTCTCCCAGACATCTAGCCGTCACAACTTGGCTCTAGTCAAAGTCACTTAGATCCTAATACTTGTCCATCTTTACCTGTTTCCAACACATGAACTTCAAGAAACTGATTGCTCACATGCCCCCTAATACATCACACCCTTTAACAGATGCAATTTTGATGAGATAAGAAAGTTATTTACTTCACCTGTTAGTGGTTATATTGTTTTGGCTGATCAGTGTATACTACTTGGGTGAGGTGTGAAGGGTGGGGACTGTCAGGTAATGGGAATGGTAGGAACACTGAGCTTACCGAAGGCAAGATGGGGGGTGGCAGGATCTGAAATAACCAGGTTTCCCAGCAGAATATTGCTCAGAGCATCACACTGCTTCCTATAATGCATCCTGGTGTCCTTACGCCCTCCACCTGTtctaaaagaaaacaagatatATCCGACCAGGCCACCTTCTTCCATCTCTCGATGGTCCACTGTGATGCTCACATGCCCATTGTCGGCATTTTTGCCAGAGGACAGTGGTCAGCATGGGATCATTCACTGGTCTGTGGCTATGCAGCCCTGTACACAGCAAGCTGCAACACACTGTGTGTTCTGACACCTGTCTATCATAGTCAACATTAACTTTTTCATCAATTCATGCTATAATAGCTCCTCTGTGGGCTTGGACCAGATGGGCTAGTCTTCACTTCCCAGGTGCATCAATGAGCCTTGGGTGCCCATGACCCTATTACAGGTTCATTGGTTGTCCTTCCTTGAACTGCTTTCGGTAGGTCACCACTGTGACACAAATTAAATCCTAATACATATTTTGAAGCTATTGTTCCTCAGACAATGACAGTGAAAATTACACATTAAGAATTGTGCCACACAGGTTTGGTGCAATAATTTAGCAACTCCAGATGAGAAAGTGTTATTTGCAGATGTACTGGAGC contains:
- the LOC134005938 gene encoding ladderlectin-like codes for the protein MKMLTVCVLLCAMMALATAQSGPEEQTDLVKRTCRCPCGWTRIRGRCFRYVPYCRRWADAEKYCHYLGGNLASIHNYCEYRAIQRLIACTSRSWYTVAWIGGHDAAQEGTWLWTDGTTFRYRYWCRGEPNNGACRGQHCIQMNYSGNRCWDDDNCQKKKPFVCVRRR